A window from Candidatus Macondimonas diazotrophica encodes these proteins:
- a CDS encoding pilin, which produces MNKQQGFTLIELMIVVAIVGILAAIAIPAYQDYTIRARVTEGMSLASAAKTTVAENAMSGTAFSAGWTAPSATDNVTSVGISSSNGTITITYTAAAGNGTMTLVPTAGSSTALVAGTAPTDAIQWDCSGGTLDDRYRPANCR; this is translated from the coding sequence ATGAACAAGCAACAAGGTTTTACCCTCATCGAACTCATGATCGTGGTGGCCATCGTCGGCATCCTCGCCGCCATCGCCATCCCCGCCTATCAGGATTACACCATTCGCGCCCGCGTCACCGAGGGCATGAGCCTCGCCTCGGCCGCCAAGACCACCGTGGCTGAAAATGCCATGTCTGGTACTGCATTTAGTGCAGGCTGGACGGCACCCAGTGCCACGGACAATGTCACAAGCGTCGGCATCAGTTCCTCTAATGGCACGATTACGATCACATACACCGCAGCCGCTGGGAATGGCACGATGACTCTGGTGCCTACCGCTGGTTCTTCGACCGCACTCGTTGCCGGCACTGCGCCCACTGACGCCATCCAATGGGACTGCTCAGGAGGTACATTGGACGACCGTTACCGCCCCGCCAACTGCCGCTGA
- a CDS encoding ABC transporter permease: MRLSHVLNLGIKELRSLWRDPIMLFLILYVFTFSVYTRATAMPETLNKAPIAIVDEDRSPLSTRIVSAFYPPHFLLPRLIDAAEMDARMDAGFDTFALDIPPEFQRDVLAGRSPVIQLNVDATRMSQAFTGSGYVQTIVNDEVQAFVRGHPHSPDLPVDLALRARFNPELNKSWFAAIMSIINEVTMLSIVLTGAALIREREHGTVEHLLVMPVTPLEIMFSKVWSMGLVVLGAATASLLFVVQAGLGVPLHGSVPLFIAGAAVHLFATTSMGIFLGTVARSMPQFGLLLMLVLLPLQMLSGASTPRESMPEIVQLVMLGAPNTHFVMLAQGILYRGAGFGVVWPQFLALAAIGTILFALALARFRRALATMA; this comes from the coding sequence ATGCGGCTCTCTCATGTGCTGAACCTGGGGATCAAGGAATTGCGCAGCTTGTGGCGCGACCCGATCATGCTGTTTCTGATCCTCTACGTCTTCACGTTTTCGGTCTATACGCGGGCCACGGCCATGCCCGAAACCCTGAACAAGGCGCCGATCGCGATCGTCGATGAGGACCGTTCCCCGCTGTCCACGCGCATCGTCAGCGCCTTCTATCCGCCGCATTTCCTGCTCCCGCGACTCATCGATGCGGCCGAGATGGACGCACGCATGGATGCGGGGTTCGACACCTTCGCGCTCGACATCCCCCCGGAATTCCAGCGTGATGTGCTGGCCGGGCGGTCACCGGTCATTCAGCTCAACGTGGACGCCACACGCATGAGTCAAGCGTTTACCGGCAGCGGCTATGTCCAGACGATCGTGAACGACGAAGTGCAGGCGTTCGTCCGGGGGCATCCGCACAGTCCCGACCTTCCGGTGGATCTTGCGTTGCGCGCACGATTCAACCCCGAGCTGAACAAGTCGTGGTTTGCAGCCATCATGTCCATCATCAACGAAGTCACGATGCTCTCGATCGTACTCACCGGTGCGGCGCTGATCCGCGAGCGCGAACACGGCACGGTGGAGCACTTGCTGGTGATGCCGGTCACGCCGCTGGAGATCATGTTCAGCAAGGTCTGGTCGATGGGCTTGGTGGTGCTGGGCGCAGCCACGGCATCGCTGCTCTTCGTGGTCCAGGCCGGATTGGGGGTGCCGTTGCACGGTTCGGTCCCGCTCTTCATCGCAGGCGCTGCCGTGCACCTGTTTGCGACGACGTCCATGGGGATATTTCTCGGCACGGTTGCGCGCTCCATGCCGCAGTTCGGGCTGCTGCTGATGCTGGTGCTTTTGCCGCTGCAGATGCTCTCCGGCGCCAGTACGCCCCGCGAAAGCATGCCGGAGATCGTTCAGCTGGTGATGCTGGGTGCGCCCAATACCCATTTCGTCATGCTCGCTCAGGGTATTTTGTATCGGGGGGCCGGCTTTGGCGTGGTCTGGCCGCAATTCCTTGCGCTGGCTGCCATCGGCACGATCCTGTTCGCATTGGCGCTGGCGCGGTTCCGCCGGGCGCTGGCGACCATGGCCTGA
- a CDS encoding HlyD family secretion protein, with product MKRTFSRMLVLVIAASAIALLVWTLLRPDGLPAGVAGGNGRIEAVEIDVATKLPGRLGMIAVREGDLVEAGAVLAEMDQAALRAQAREAEANLERAHVAVKTAEDQLRQRQAERRAAAALVRQRETERRAALQWLGRMRELEAAHVVPAQSLDDAVARFDGARAAVAAASAQAAASDAAVSTAGMQIESARSSVRAAEATLERIHADLDDSVLRAPRAGRVQYRVAEPGEVLPAGGVVLNLIDLTDVYMTFFLPTAQAGRVALGAEARLVLDALPDRVIPARISFVADVAQFTPKTVETAEERAKLMFRIKAQVDPELLQRHLSQIKTGLPGMAYVRLDPATPWPDALRTNPQP from the coding sequence ATGAAGCGCACCTTCAGCCGGATGCTTGTCCTTGTCATTGCGGCATCTGCGATTGCCCTGCTGGTGTGGACGCTGCTGCGCCCCGATGGGCTGCCGGCCGGCGTGGCCGGTGGCAATGGCCGGATCGAGGCGGTGGAGATCGATGTCGCGACCAAGCTGCCAGGACGGCTTGGGATGATTGCGGTCCGGGAGGGCGATCTCGTCGAGGCCGGCGCGGTGCTCGCTGAAATGGATCAGGCCGCCCTGCGCGCCCAGGCGCGTGAGGCCGAGGCAAATCTCGAGCGGGCCCACGTCGCTGTGAAGACGGCCGAGGATCAGCTGCGCCAGCGCCAGGCCGAACGGCGGGCCGCAGCGGCGCTGGTGCGTCAGCGTGAAACCGAACGCCGCGCGGCCTTGCAGTGGCTGGGACGCATGCGCGAGCTGGAAGCGGCACACGTGGTGCCCGCGCAAAGCCTGGACGATGCGGTGGCCCGTTTCGACGGTGCGCGCGCTGCCGTGGCAGCGGCCTCGGCCCAGGCGGCGGCAAGCGATGCGGCGGTGAGCACGGCGGGGATGCAGATCGAGTCGGCACGATCGTCGGTGCGCGCGGCCGAAGCGACGCTCGAGCGCATCCACGCCGACCTCGACGACAGTGTGCTGCGCGCGCCGCGCGCCGGGCGGGTGCAGTATCGCGTGGCCGAGCCCGGGGAGGTCTTGCCGGCGGGGGGCGTGGTGCTCAATCTGATCGACCTGACCGATGTCTACATGACCTTCTTCCTGCCCACCGCGCAGGCTGGTCGGGTGGCGCTCGGCGCGGAAGCGCGTCTGGTGCTCGATGCCCTGCCCGATCGGGTCATCCCGGCGCGCATTTCCTTCGTGGCCGATGTGGCGCAGTTCACCCCCAAGACCGTGGAGACCGCCGAGGAACGGGCGAAACTGATGTTTCGCATCAAGGCGCAAGTCGATCCCGAACTCCTGCAGCGGCATCTGAGCCAGATCAAGACGGGTCTGCCCGGCATGGCCTACGTGCGCCTCGATCCGGCGACACCCTGGCCCGATGCGCTGCGCACGAATCCGCAGCCATGA
- a CDS encoding DedA family protein, translating to MAFSLAALIARYGYIAVAVGAVLEGESVLLAAGAAAHHGLLHLPTVIAIAAVASTLGDQAWFQIGRRWGTPLLVRLPPLARRAPWFQSLLDRHHTRLILTIRFLIGLRIAGPVLMGWARIDPIRFAVLNAVAALLWAVVITSIGYGLGNAWTALSACPNGRWLIGAILAVLGAILWHHRPGGRNSDC from the coding sequence ATGGCGTTCTCGCTGGCTGCCCTCATCGCCCGCTACGGATACATCGCGGTCGCCGTCGGCGCGGTTCTGGAAGGCGAAAGCGTGCTGCTCGCCGCCGGCGCCGCGGCGCATCATGGACTGCTGCACCTGCCCACCGTGATTGCCATCGCGGCGGTGGCCAGTACGCTCGGCGATCAAGCGTGGTTCCAGATCGGCCGGCGCTGGGGAACCCCGTTGCTGGTCCGGCTCCCGCCCCTGGCGCGCCGGGCACCTTGGTTCCAATCGCTGCTGGACCGGCATCACACCCGGTTGATTCTGACGATCCGCTTTCTCATCGGCCTGCGCATCGCCGGTCCCGTCCTGATGGGCTGGGCACGCATCGATCCGATCCGCTTCGCCGTACTCAATGCCGTGGCCGCGCTGCTCTGGGCGGTGGTGATCACCAGCATCGGTTACGGTCTGGGCAATGCCTGGACCGCACTTTCCGCCTGCCCTAATGGCCGCTGGCTCATCGGGGCCATCCTCGCAGTCCTCGGTGCGATCCTCTGGCATCACCGCCCCGGGGGCCGCAATAGCGATTGCTGA
- the rbbA gene encoding ribosome-associated ATPase/putative transporter RbbA yields the protein MSGRPGAPAARLVDVALRYGPVEALAGVTLDLPAGDMVGLIGPDGVGKSSLLALIAGARKIQTGSVEALGVDMGDAAARRRVLPRIAYMPQGLGRNLYPTLSIAENLAFFARLFGHDRRERDRRIAALTRATGLSPFVDRPAGKLSGGMKQKLGLCCALIHDPDLLILDEPTTGVDPLSRRQFWQLIAQIRNERPGMSVVVATAYMEEAAQFDHLVALDAGRVLASGSPQSLREQTGCDSLEDAFVTLLPPEKRHGHRAVRIAPMPQGRDSEIAIEARDLTMRFGDFTAVDRASFRIRRGEIFGFIGSNGCGKTTTMKMLTGLLPPSEGQAWLFGKLVDPRDLGTRRRVGYMSQSFSLYAELSVVQNLILHARLFEVPEAEIPGRVAEMADRFGLQAVKDALPGALPLGVRQRLSLAVAMIHKPEMLILDEPTSGVDPVARDAFWATLGELSRRDGVTIFISTHFMNEAERCDRISLMHAGKVLAVGAPADLVRERGVQTLEDAFVAELADAAEVHTDPHGDAISAVGTRPAAEADGLTGLRGWFDPGRMASYARREALELMRDPIRLTLALLGNAILMLVMGYGITMDVEDLTFAVLDRDQTALSRDYALNLAGSRYFHERPPIRDDAELDRRMRAGELGLVIELPPGFARDIAHGRPVQVGAWIDGAMPARAETIRGYVQGMHVHWLTQRARQSGYRALPGQPARVEVRFRYNPDLKSLVAMVPAVIPLLLMLIPAMLAALGVVREKELGSITNFYVTPTTSLEFLLGKQAPYVVLSMLSFLLLTLMAVTLFRVPFTGSFAALFLAAIAYVGAATALGLLISTFMRSQIAALFATAVLTLLPAAEYSGIIDPVSSLEGMGRVIGQIYPTTHFLTISRGTFSKGLGFADLSAAFVPLLLSAPILVGLAALLMKQQER from the coding sequence ATGAGCGGCCGGCCGGGCGCACCCGCGGCGCGCTTGGTGGATGTGGCCTTGCGCTATGGTCCGGTAGAGGCACTGGCCGGTGTCACGCTCGATCTGCCGGCCGGCGACATGGTGGGGCTGATCGGTCCGGACGGCGTGGGCAAGTCGAGTCTGCTCGCGCTCATCGCCGGCGCCCGTAAGATCCAGACCGGCAGCGTCGAAGCGCTGGGTGTCGATATGGGCGATGCTGCCGCGCGACGCCGGGTGCTGCCTCGGATCGCCTATATGCCTCAAGGACTGGGACGCAATCTCTATCCGACGCTGTCGATCGCCGAAAACCTCGCGTTCTTTGCGCGCCTGTTCGGTCATGACCGGCGCGAACGGGACCGGCGCATCGCGGCGCTGACCCGAGCCACCGGCCTGTCGCCGTTTGTGGATCGGCCTGCAGGCAAGCTTTCGGGGGGAATGAAGCAGAAGCTCGGGCTGTGCTGCGCGTTGATCCATGATCCTGATCTGCTGATTCTCGATGAGCCCACCACGGGGGTGGATCCGCTGTCCAGACGCCAGTTCTGGCAGTTGATTGCGCAGATCCGCAACGAACGGCCGGGCATGAGCGTGGTCGTGGCCACGGCCTACATGGAGGAGGCGGCGCAGTTCGATCATCTGGTTGCGCTGGACGCCGGCCGGGTACTCGCCAGTGGTTCGCCGCAATCGCTGCGCGAACAGACCGGTTGCGATTCACTCGAGGATGCGTTCGTCACGCTCCTGCCGCCCGAAAAACGCCATGGCCACCGGGCGGTCCGGATTGCGCCGATGCCTCAGGGTCGGGATAGCGAGATCGCGATCGAGGCCCGTGATCTCACCATGCGCTTCGGCGACTTCACGGCGGTGGATCGGGCGAGTTTCCGCATTCGACGGGGCGAGATCTTCGGGTTCATCGGGTCGAATGGCTGTGGCAAGACCACCACCATGAAGATGTTGACCGGACTGCTCCCGCCGAGCGAAGGGCAGGCATGGCTGTTTGGCAAGCTGGTGGATCCGCGCGATCTGGGAACGCGTCGGCGGGTGGGTTATATGTCGCAGTCGTTCTCGCTCTATGCCGAGCTGTCGGTGGTCCAGAACCTGATCCTTCACGCGCGGCTGTTCGAGGTGCCCGAGGCCGAGATTCCCGGCCGCGTCGCGGAAATGGCGGACCGCTTCGGCTTGCAGGCGGTCAAGGACGCGCTGCCCGGGGCGCTGCCGCTCGGCGTGCGCCAGCGTCTCTCGCTGGCTGTGGCCATGATCCACAAGCCGGAAATGCTGATCCTCGACGAGCCCACCTCGGGCGTGGATCCGGTGGCGCGCGATGCTTTCTGGGCCACGCTGGGTGAGCTGTCGCGCCGCGACGGTGTGACGATCTTCATCTCCACGCACTTCATGAATGAAGCCGAACGTTGCGACCGGATCTCGCTCATGCATGCCGGAAAGGTGCTGGCGGTGGGTGCGCCGGCTGATCTGGTGCGCGAGCGGGGCGTGCAGACCCTCGAGGACGCGTTCGTTGCCGAGCTCGCGGATGCCGCCGAGGTCCACACGGACCCGCACGGCGATGCCATTTCAGCGGTGGGGACTCGCCCGGCTGCCGAGGCGGATGGACTGACCGGATTGCGCGGCTGGTTCGACCCGGGGCGCATGGCGAGCTACGCGCGGCGCGAGGCACTCGAGCTGATGCGCGATCCGATTCGGCTCACGCTGGCTCTGCTGGGTAATGCGATCCTGATGCTGGTAATGGGCTACGGCATCACCATGGACGTCGAAGACCTGACGTTTGCGGTGCTGGATCGCGACCAGACGGCGCTGAGCCGGGACTATGCGCTCAATCTCGCCGGATCGCGCTATTTCCATGAACGACCGCCGATCCGGGATGATGCCGAGCTCGACCGGCGGATGCGGGCAGGCGAACTGGGGCTGGTGATCGAGCTGCCGCCGGGGTTTGCGCGCGATATCGCGCATGGTCGGCCGGTACAGGTGGGGGCGTGGATCGATGGGGCTATGCCGGCGCGCGCGGAAACCATCCGGGGCTATGTGCAGGGCATGCATGTCCACTGGCTGACGCAGCGCGCCCGCCAATCGGGCTACCGCGCCCTGCCGGGGCAGCCGGCCCGTGTCGAGGTGCGCTTTCGCTACAACCCGGATCTCAAGAGTCTGGTGGCCATGGTGCCGGCGGTAATCCCGCTGCTGCTGATGCTGATACCGGCCATGCTCGCGGCGTTGGGGGTCGTGCGGGAGAAGGAGCTCGGGTCGATCACCAACTTCTATGTCACACCGACCACATCGCTGGAGTTTCTGCTGGGCAAGCAGGCCCCCTATGTCGTGCTGTCCATGCTCAGCTTTCTGCTGTTGACGCTCATGGCCGTGACCCTGTTCCGGGTGCCGTTTACCGGGAGCTTCGCAGCGCTGTTCCTGGCTGCCATCGCGTATGTGGGGGCCGCTACCGCGCTCGGCCTGCTGATCTCCACGTTCATGCGCAGCCAGATCGCCGCGTTGTTCGCCACGGCAGTCCTGACCTTGCTCCCGGCGGCCGAATACTCGGGCATCATCGATCCGGTTTCCTCGCTCGAAGGCATGGGCCGGGTGATCGGCCAGATTTATCCCACCACGCACTTTCTGACCATCTCCCGCGGCACGTTTTCCAAGGGGCTCGGATTCGCTGACCTGTCCGCGGCCTTCGTGCCGCTGCTGCTCTCGGCGCCGATTCTGGTGGGGCTGGCGGCCCTGCTCATGAAGCAGCAGGAGCGCTGA